A single region of the Kineosporiaceae bacterium SCSIO 59966 genome encodes:
- the rpsA gene encoding 30S ribosomal protein S1, whose translation MTATTEQSTTPQVAVNDIGSSEDFLAAIDATIKYFNDGDIVSGQIVKVDRDEVLLDIGYKTEGVIPSRELSIKHDVDPSEVVQVGDEVEALVLQKEDKEGRLILSKKRAQYERAWGTIEKIKEEDGVVTGTVIEVVKGGLILDIGLRGFLPASLVEMRRVRDLQPYVGQELEAKIIELDKNRNNVVLSRRAWLEQTQSAVRQNFLQTLQKGQVRTGVVSSIVNFGAFVDLGGVDGLVHVSELSWKHIDHPSEVVEVGQEVTVEVLDVDMDRERVSLSLKATMEDPWQQFARTHAIGQVVPGKVTKLVPFGAFVRVEDGIEGLVHISELAVRHVEVPEQVVQVNDEIFVKVIDIDLERRRISLSLKQANEGVDLTSEDFDPSLYGMAQEYDEAGNYKYPEGFDPETNEWLEGYETQREEWERQYAEAHARWEAHKKQVEAAANAEAEAQNETKTSYSSEGSAPAPAPSAGPTPAAPANEGTLASDEALAALREKLTGNG comes from the coding sequence ATGACCGCCACCACCGAGCAGTCGACCACCCCGCAGGTCGCCGTCAACGACATCGGCTCGAGCGAAGACTTCCTCGCCGCCATCGACGCGACCATCAAGTACTTCAACGACGGGGACATCGTCTCCGGCCAGATCGTCAAGGTCGACCGTGACGAGGTCCTGCTCGACATCGGGTACAAGACCGAGGGCGTGATCCCCTCCCGCGAGCTGTCGATCAAGCACGACGTGGACCCCTCCGAGGTGGTCCAGGTCGGCGACGAGGTCGAGGCCCTCGTCCTCCAGAAGGAGGACAAGGAGGGGCGTCTCATCCTGTCCAAGAAGCGCGCGCAGTACGAGCGGGCCTGGGGCACGATCGAGAAGATCAAGGAAGAGGACGGCGTCGTCACCGGCACCGTCATCGAGGTCGTCAAGGGCGGCCTCATCCTCGACATCGGCCTGCGGGGCTTCCTGCCGGCGTCGCTGGTCGAGATGCGGCGGGTCCGGGACCTGCAGCCGTACGTCGGCCAGGAGCTCGAGGCGAAGATCATCGAGCTGGACAAGAACCGCAACAACGTCGTGCTGTCCCGCCGGGCCTGGCTCGAGCAGACCCAGTCCGCGGTCCGGCAGAACTTCCTGCAGACCCTGCAGAAGGGCCAGGTCCGCACCGGCGTCGTGTCGTCGATCGTCAACTTCGGGGCGTTCGTCGACCTCGGCGGCGTCGACGGTCTCGTGCACGTGTCCGAGCTGTCCTGGAAGCACATCGACCACCCGAGCGAGGTCGTGGAGGTGGGCCAGGAGGTCACCGTCGAGGTCCTCGACGTCGACATGGACCGTGAGCGGGTCTCCCTGTCCCTCAAGGCGACGATGGAGGACCCGTGGCAGCAGTTCGCCCGGACCCACGCCATCGGCCAGGTCGTCCCGGGCAAGGTCACCAAGCTCGTCCCGTTCGGCGCGTTCGTCCGGGTCGAGGACGGCATCGAGGGTCTCGTGCACATCTCCGAGCTGGCGGTGCGGCACGTGGAGGTCCCCGAGCAGGTCGTCCAGGTGAACGACGAGATCTTCGTCAAGGTCATCGACATCGACCTCGAGCGTCGCCGGATCTCGCTGTCGCTCAAGCAGGCCAACGAGGGCGTCGACCTGACCTCCGAGGACTTCGACCCGTCGCTGTACGGCATGGCGCAGGAGTACGACGAGGCCGGCAACTACAAGTACCCCGAGGGCTTTGACCCGGAGACCAACGAGTGGCTCGAGGGGTACGAGACCCAGCGCGAGGAGTGGGAGCGGCAGTACGCCGAGGCCCACGCCCGCTGGGAGGCCCACAAGAAGCAGGTCGAGGCCGCCGCCAACGCCGAGGCCGAGGCGCAGAACGAGACGAAGACCTCGTACTCCTCCGAGGGCTCGGCGCCCGCGCCGGCCCCGAGCGCCGGGCCGACTCCGGCGGCCCCCGCCAACGAGGGCACGCTGGCCTCCGACGAGGCGCTCGCTGCGCTGCGGGAGAAGCTGACCGGCAACGGCTGA